TTGAAGcacgaaaacacacaaagaataaTTAACCAAACGTTGAATCTGCATGATATCACAGGCAACAACTAGAAACCAAAtgcttctttctgtcctcttggGAAAAAAATCTTCTGAAAGATTTTGCAACTGGGATGACAAACACTGCCTTATTCCAGCTGGATTTGATCAACGCTGACATTTTGAAACAGAAGAAAGGCATGTTAAAGGAAATGCAGATTAGGGTGaccaaatcaaatccactcaaGTGTTGTTCATTCTGCCCCGCCACAATACAAACCATGTGTGCTGCTTTTAAGTGGTGCAAATAATCTTAAGATTATAGAGTGGTCTCTGGTGCTAATTGTCtcagagctgtttttcttttgttcccaTTAATTCTTCCTTTAAGAGCTTTCCCCCCGAAATGTTTTAACTAGATTTTGTCAACTGTTAGCTTTGGAGATATTGTTTGATGGCAAATGTAATGAGGGAATCATCATTTCAACATGTGTGGTGAAACAGATCTCACAAATGTTCTCGAGGACAGCTGTCGTAACAGATTTGAAATGTTAAGAAGTTTATGCTGCCTCGGAGGAAAAGCACTTAGCGCCTGCTCGCTGATGTGTGCTGTTCTCATGCTCAGCGAGGGAAGAGTCTGACAACAGGTTTGAAGCATGAACAACTTCACAGCTTCCATATGAGATTCAACACAGATGCACTCAGCTACATACAAATGctgtatttgaaaaaaacacagattcaaCATTTATTGATGTACATATTTTGTTctataatatatttaaagtcCTCTTCCACTCAGACGTGTGTTGCTTATCGTTTCTTCACTCGGATGTTTTACCATCACTGTGCAGATTTAAACACTAGAAGGATATTTTCACATTCAGCTGCATCTACGCTCTCatcttaaatctgagtttaacacGTGGACATACGAGAGGATTTTGTGGCTTCACAACTAGTTTGGCAGCCAATTGTACTCCAAAACttgaaacatacagtacaaacactgaGAAAGGGCTTTTCAAGGAAGTAGGAAAgatcttgtgtccagcagttaaactaTTGAAATGAACATATTTGCGTGTTCATAGTTTCCGGATTTTTTTGAAGAAATATAATAACTATGGAACttttgttgtggaaaaaaaacatattattattcCAAGAAGAGCATTTTTATATGTATCATATCATATCTTGAAGGGATCTTTACAGTAATCTCAAATAATGCACGTTTAATTTCAGACTGACAAACTGTCCAGCTGTAGCTCACTGCCACAGACTGTTTCTCACCTACAGCTCTCACGCCAACTTTTCTCAAGAGTTCTGCATCCACAACACACAGACTCCCATTGTtgctatatatttatataaataaataaatacctcTAAAGCAAACCGACATCGTCCCTCTTTACCTCCCAACACCCCTCCTCTCGCCTTGCCAACCAGCGAAGGCCATCACTTGTCTGGAGTTAATGGTGACGCAGGGCAGACCAGCATGCATAGGTGCTTTCATGACTGATTGATATTGTTGGGTTTAAGgctataatattaaataaatggtCCATTCTAAAGGGCTCACGGGGGAATTTTGAAAATTCCttgctgtgaaacaaaaactGACTCCTGCAGCACCTATTGGTTTGTAAGTGGTAGCCACAGAAGTAAGTCAGCACACTGCAGGAATACTGTAGCTATCACAACGAGGGTCTGTAATTATCATGCTGGATTTTAACCAGACACTGatgcattttgaaaatgataGTGGCACTTATAATTGGTCCAAAATGCCCTGTTGGCCAGAGCAGGATTTTATATTGTTAAAGCAGAATTAACTAGAAACACTGTGTGTATAAGATTTCTAGTGAACTCTTTCTCCTCAGCTTCCAGGAAAGAGTTTTTGTTTCCatgcttttttgtttctgaGGCTGTAATGATTTTTGACAGCTAAATTGATACGGCACTTCATCGTATTGCAAATGGAATGAGCACTTTTAtcctttatgtttttgtaaatgtaaagcCACAAGTTCAAAAGAAGTGACCTCGAGCGTGAATGCGGATTGATCTGAGGttatgtatatttcatgtgTTACTGATTTGTTTTGACAGCGTTACTCGGTGTATCCACTCCACTGAAAGTCGTCCCGGGCTTGTCCCGTTTGCCTGTAGCCTGGATTCATGGCCAGCAATGAATTGTGTGTTGAAGGGTCTGAAGGAGAGAGTTAATGAAGTAAAAATTAATGAAGCACGTGAGCACCACCATCTCAAGGCTGTAAGCTCCTCCATGCCCCATTTATAATGTATGATCTCAATAAAATCAATCCAATGTACCAGTTCTCACTTAGGGTAAGAATAGATTTACAGATTACAGCCCTGTGTTCCCCTGGTCATAAttacccctcacacacacacacacacacacacacacaccttcccctCCCCCTCATACAGTCAAAGAGTGCTGCTGGACTCCTTTAGAGAATTTAATGTGAAGTTTCACAACACTGTGCGCAGACAATGTCATCGTCCTCCTGACACATCTCTGAATATTCAGCTCTGATGCCGCAGGTACAAAAACCGTCACAACCTTCTTCTTTAAAGACATGAGCTGGACCACAATGTACTGAATGTCGCACATTATTAAGACTCTTTGAGTGTCCCCTGGTTTGCAGAGCAGcatatttgtgcttttatttgattaaatgtgtgtgatgtgtgaggtGAAGCTCTGGTATCCCTTTCactttttctcctccactcctGAAGACTTGTTGAAAGTTGAAGGGAGATGAAGTGCAGCAAGTTGCCTGTATTAGAGCTCCCCCTTCAGGTGTCATGGAGAACTATATCAGGAGATTGAACCCTCCACATAATGAGAAGCAGCAGCGTTTCATTACAGTATGTCCACCTTATTTATCTGCAGCATTGATACATCATGAGCATCATTTTAGAGGCTTATATTCTTCTGTTTATCTTTTTGACAATGTTTTTGGTGaaaactgcaaagaaaacaagatataagaaaaaaataattaaatatgcAATTAACATCAACATAGTAATTATTCTTACTGTGTTGTATATTGTGCAAAATGTGCAGAGACACTCCTGAAATATCATCTTTATTATTTACAGCTCACTGTATACTTCTATACTGTACACTGCACAcccactgtatataaagtgtgCATGAGGTTATTTGCATAATTTCTGCTCTGCATCATCAGCTGTCAGTTGTCTCACTCCTGCTGGAGCTGATGTTGTAAACTACGTGAAGCTGCAGCTCCGAGCGTTTTAAGTATAAACATCCACAATTACGGTTTAACGCATTTACAAAATGCATGAATCTCAAGTGGATAAGcagctgattttgtttttagataaACCCACACATGCTTTCGACAGCGCACACGAAAAACAGAATTGTCAAGTTCAGCTTCCTGATGTGCCTGCCCCTCCACCTCCATGAACAATTCTGTATTTATAATGTCATCTTATCACGCTCCCCTTGAAGGCAGCAGCAAGTGCACTTATGCCTTTCTTTGTTAGGGTGAGTTGGCAATTTCCTGTGAGATGGAGCAACTGCAGGCAGCCCTTTTCTTTGATAATGTCCCTGACACCTGGAccaaactgctgtttccatcACTTTGCAGGCTggaacaggaggaaaggaaCATGTCATAAGCCTCCTGCCACCCAGAGTCACTCACTGTGCATTTAACAGCACTCTCCTCACCACACTTTCCAGTTGTAGAGGTCAGAGCCAGAGGGAGATTCTTGTGTGGAAAGTTGTCTCGCTGAGCTGCATCAAAACGTAGGAACAGCCGATATAACTCCTGTTTTTATCACCAGAGAAGTATTTACTCAATTATCTTGTATGTATTCACTGTAATAACTTAGCTTTACAGGGTGTACCACGTTGTACCATGTTACATTTGTACCATGTAAAGCTGGTTATTAAGCAGCAAGCCTGAAAGGGTGTTTATTACAGAGGCCTGACAGATTTATTCTAAATTATAATTAATCAGTTGATTTTGACCCACAGATTGTGATTGTGCCCTGTGAGTTTCATTTATTCAGCTTTTCTTCTGGCTCTACTACAATCACCGTAGACCTGCAGGACTCCCAAGCAAATTAACAGTCTTCACGCTACCCTGCAGCCATAATGAAAATATCAGTCAATCAAAACCCATATTATGCTGTGAAATCCTACCACGTATCTCCAGACCTGCATACAAATAGAAACTGCGGAATAAGCGCTCAACCTGTTTCAGCTTTATGGCTGGCAGTATATCAGTGGAACAATACTTAAAAGCCTTGCTGGGCTGAGCACGTCCACCTGAAGCACCACTGTACTGAGATTTTCTACCCTGCTGACTATTGACATGCAATAAAACAGATAATCTGGACGTTAAGATGCTTTGGGGGAATCCAGCCTTTATTCCTGGAGGTATAGGAGAGCAGGGCATGCAGGGATGTGGGGCCCATCTGTGACCTGTCTGCAGGTCCGGTGATGTATAGCTGTGGGCTGGACGGCCACCGCCAGGgctgtgtgttgctgctcaGTGTGCCATGGCACTCAGGGCACTTCAACCCCCAGTCCCTCCTTACAGGTACCCCGCAGCCCGCCACCGTGCGCTACTCATTTACTGCTACACTGGTTTTCATAATTAGCGCCGCAAGGCCTCATTAAATCTGCtctaatgaataaatattgtatttcatAGCCTGATTACCAGATCAGCTCAATGCTTGAGCGTTGTAAACAATTACTTCCCTAAATATTCATCACCCCAAAGTGGATGATCATTGGTATTTAATACAAGACTAGTATTTTCAAGTGCATCTTTATTATACTAATAATAGTttttgaaatgttccttttggagggaaaaaaggaagaaacaagagTCGTTTGTTAGAAGTTGTTTTCTTACTGTAGCCTTAAAAAGTGTTAGTAtcatatgatgatgatgttatttATGCACCATTTTATCAATGCAGTACAATACAAAAACCCTGAATAAATACAATCTTTGATTGTGAAGCTTATGTTTTTGGTGTTAATTCAACAGCATGGTCATTTTTAGCCATTTACCATAATTAGTGCTCTAATGAATTACATTATATTAAGAGGTATTCCAAATATAATGTTCTACTCATATAGTATATCTAAATGGGACTGATTGTTTTACAGATACTACAAATGTATCTAATAAACTGgttattcatttttgtattcCTGGTCACATATGCAGTCATTATTTCACTGTTCTGTATTGTTGTgtcaataatattttattttattgttttgtttcattgttgtgTAATTAACAAACACCAGATTCACAGACTTAATTGGGAATATACAGTAATGACAGAAGACTACTTATTAGATTTGTAAATCGACACAATTATTTGATTTCAAAATCTTACAAGCTAGTTTACAGAACAGttaatcagtgttttcacacacaaagtcacTTGAAAGTGTGAGTAAGTAAATACCATTAAATGTCTCAATCACTTGACTGTAAGTGATTGAGGCCTTAATGACAAATTCAAACCTGaaagaagtagtttgacattttgggaaatactctttcttgctgagagttagatgagaggattgatgccactctcatgtttgtgccGTAAATATGTAGCTTGGAGCCAACTGCcaggtagcttagcttagcataaagactggaaacagggaaacagctagcctggctctgtccagtgGTGACAAAATCAGCTTACAGCCTCCATactcactgattaacacgttatatttcatttgtttcatccacacaaaaagtgtaaaaacatttttataacataacattttacGGGGGGTTATGAGCCAGAATATTTTTTGGCTGGGCAGTTTGCCAGGCAACCACGTGAGACTCCAGAAAGTCACTGAATGAGGCgcattttgttaactttggagACTAGCTGGTTTTCACGTTtgcagcctttatgctaagctaagctaaccagctacaTACTTATCGTACAGTCaggagagtggtatcaatcttgtcaCCTAACTCTCatcaagaaagcgaataaggcTAGGTACCTAGCTAACCTTTGACTGAAAACTACCCATATGACAAAAATATGGTTAATTTAATAAAAGATAATCACATCCTATTTAACAATATTCTGCATGCATTGTGTGATTATGGCTAATGTTAGACATCTTTAGCTCTACTCTCTTGTGTACATTTCTATTCAGCAATAGTCAGGACTCAGGTCAGTGACGGCGTGGCAGTAATGGAGGGGTGCTCCATTTGCGCCAAGGCATggacagtgacagaaaacaacaacaaagttgAGGGTAAACAGTAATGTTGAAAGACTGACAGTCATCCTCCTCCAACACCACAAACCTTTCTAACACATATTCAGTCCCTGTAGCCATATTCTGAACATGTGACCCCTGAATCAGAAGAAGACAGGAACAGTGCTTTTACTTATTAGTGTGAACGCTGAGAAACTCCTCTCAGAGCCACTAAGACCAAGACAACAGGGGCATGAAGTCAGCCCACTCATAGGCTGCCACAGTGACATTATTTTACAGAACATTGTAAACTGTGTACTGTCTCTCTTAAATACTGTACTGATCATTTGGGTACTAATTTAATGTCCATCCCTGATTTTGAAACAATCagattgataaaaaaaataatcaacaattCTGATTCACTAGTTTCCAACTTCTCTAGTGTGAGGATTTTAAATTGGATAACTTTGGATTTTAGAGCGCTGGTCAGGTGGACTGTAATgggcatttcatttcaatattttaatactttataAACTATACTATTAATCAACAGATTAgctgacaatgaaaacaattggtATGTACTAAATTAACATCAGGATTGTGCAAGAGCAGTGTACATACTAGATGCTTTCCTTACACTTgaaatgatcaattaatcacattttatttctgtagtATTTTTAATGCAATTTAGTGCTGTTGTAAATTGTGATTATCTGACCTGTGACAGCCCCGTACAAGGATAGTGGCAAGATAACATTAGTCAGTGTTACTCTCTGAAGGAAAGCAAACTTACAGTAAACACTGACTGTAGCCAACATTGACGGGAACGTTAATAAACTTCCAGCCTTCAAGCTCCTTAAGATATTCAATCACCACCAGCATTCAGGATTTCTCCTCCATGTTTCAATAACAGTAATTACAGCTGCCACTGGTCTGGATAGAGTGATGGTCAAGTCAAAGAAAACTGATAACATGATTCTGCAGTGATTAACgctttaatgaaaatgtatagtCAACCCAATGAGCACAAAGCTAGCATCAGACTTGGACGCTTTGTCTCTTTTCTGGTGCAGAGAATCAAACCACAAAGCATCACCATAACAGATGTTAACATTAACAGGTCAGCTTTACTCTTCCTGTTCGCAGTGCAGTGCCTGATAAATACAAGCAGCAGTAAGATAACCTCCACCTGCCATTACATTGAAGAAGAGATCTCAACCGTTGATTATTTTGAAACAGTATCATATAATCAGAGAACGTCCTGGTGCAGGTCGAATGAAGTACATTTCAAAGATGAACGACACAAAGGTTAATTCCATGTCATTTCGTGCAGAGTATTACACTTCTGAACAGAAAATGCAGGCCATAACTCTATTGCCACTTCAGTGGCACCTTCAACCATTCCTACTTAACAGTGTAAGGCAGAAAATGAGCCAAAGAGACTGGAGCAGAGCGAGAATGTGCTTTAACAGGATAAAATGATTTACAGGTATGAGATTCCCATTAGAGTGTGCTAATTGTTTCCACACCATTAGTGACAGTTATCTAATGAAGGATATTTAACCAGGCGCTGTAGTATATCACACAGTTCCTCTCGGGTTACTGAGAGGCAGTGGACCCCAGTCTATGTCCTTTCCACCTGCACCACCTCAGTAGCATGCAGATCATTGAGTCATTCCTACAGGACATCCCAACTAAagcaaacagttgttttttttgttttgttttttacatttactttcaGCAGATTTACAAAAGGCTACACAACttgtaaaaacacaagcatacatttgcaacaagaaagaaaaaaaaaaaagaaaaaggcacaaaaatggATCCCTTTGAGGCACATTCATGTCTAAGTGGGCTGTGTGAAAtctatacatttaaaacaatgtaaatacagtagATCACCTAAACAAACCTGAATTTTTAACGCAGTATGTAGAATGACTCAGCCATAAAAAAataagggattttttttttttttttttttttttaaacacatggGAATATGTACATCAATCATCTTAAAATATTTAAGATCACAGGGGGCTGTTAACAATTTATGGTTAAGACATAAccatatcatttgtttttcttagtttAGAATCAACCAGTCTTAATGTAAAGGGCTCAGCTCTTGAGAACAAGCAGGAAAAATGtgtgagaacaaaaacaaagttttaGGCTGGAGAGAACTGGTGTGTGTGCCTTCTCCAGATGTCAGTCAATGCTCAAAACGTAtgtgaaatgtcacaaacaGGAACAATAATAGGCACTGTGTAATAATGCTCGACACACTATGAACAATgtttggactgtgtgtgtgtgtgtgtgtgtgagagacacagaACATGTCAGTCAGGCCCAGGATCAGCTGCTTCCTCAATACGTCACTCGCTACTCTCTTCCAGCTCCTTTTTCAAGCTGCAGTGAAGATAACAGAACCTTAGtgttaaaaacagacatttaaagaaaaataaaaaatgtacatacaggGTTCAAATGTTACAAATGCTCCAGTCACCTTTTCAGGTAGGCGTGCACGTTATCAAAGCCATGATATTTAGCCAGGTAGACCAACACTCCTGTAGCACAGCGGCCGTCTCGGGCCCGACAGAAGCTGCAGTTGCAGATCCCTCTGCATGGCGGGCACTGCCACTCCTACCAGGGACAATGAAATCAGTCAGACTTGCCAAACACTCACGATCAAATGTGATCAATACAATCTCGTATGTTTGTTAAGGTGCTCACCGGGTTCAGCAGAGCGTCTCGGACCTCCTCTCCGTAGCGGTTACGGAGACAGGGGCCGCAGAACTGACCCCTCACCCCGACACACTCTGGATTACGGCAGTTGGTTTTGGTGTCAATCGTTTTCTGGCGGCACTGGTGGCAAGTGGATccctgaaaaataaagaacattttttttcttaagccAAAGGGCTTGACAAACAAATGCAGCATCTCAGCATCACAGTTAATGTGGGACCTACAGTGGAGCTGTTGTAGACTTTCTCCCGCACGTTGTGGCAGATGCTCTGCAGCTCGTCCTCGGTGACGTCCTCCACAGGCCGCACTACGTGAGGGATGGCCTTGGTACCATTGAAGGAACGGCGACGGGGCTGCACATGAAATacatgttgtaaatgtgtttaacatctatactgtatatattaggAGAATttgatgcacaaacacaaaaggtgATAAGACACGCAGACTGTGACGTCACTTACTGGCTCATCATATTCCTCATAGTAGCGGCTTTTGCGGACCAGGCTGAACTTGTCCTCGGGCTCCTCCTCTGGAGTTGGGCTGGGGGGTCCGTCCACCAGCGTGCGGGACCGCGTGTGGGGTCGAGACAAACGCTCTGGGTTTCTCCTACAAGCTCGTGGAGTTCCCATGGACCGCCGAGGTGCCTGTTGAGGCTGAAGAAGTTCAAATAGTACCAATTAATACAGAgtattaaataataaagaacCATGTGGACggatttaaatgtttatcttCACGTCAACTTACCATAGCGGATGCCGACATTGCCATCCGTCTTGGGAAGAGTCCGGGTACTTTGTTCAGCTCTGCCATGAGCTTTGcaagctaaaaataaataaattatgaatgaatgGAGGCTGCCTAAAGTTCAGTTCGTACTACCAATTAATGTGAAACTAATACAGAAAATCATACCATTTCTTTGTTCTCCTTAATATTCAGGGCTCTCTTGTCCACGATGTTATCCTCTTGGTCAGAGTCCGAGTCCTGTACTGTAGTTTGATGGAGGGGTTCGGATGCAGGCCTCTTCTTGCTCGTCTTCTTGGTGGGGAATGTCATGGCAACCTTCAGGACGTTGGATCTGCGGCCTCGTCTCGGAGCTTCAGAGTCTACTTtctgaaagaaaatacaagttATGGTGAGAAAAAACGTTTGTGGTGTCTGATGAAGTTGTGAAATATGTGGCAATTGTAGAAATTGTATTTCATCTAAAAACTTACCATGGCCTTCATCTGACGGTTGATCACATTCTCCTCAAACCCGATGCATGCATCCTCCTCTGATGTAGCCTCAAACACCTTTGGTTTCTCAGCCATCCTCCTCGTCGGTCTTAAGCTGCCCCTCTAAACACAAACACGATCTTTAGTTACAGATGGTGttgcaaagacacacaaaccGCCATTTGATAGGAATAGTATTTTACTTTATAGTATCATACCGTTACCGTATTTGCAAAGCCTCCATCAGAGCCAAAGCTATCGCAGCTGTCgtctgaggaagaagaggaggtctCCATGGGAACCAGAGGGACGCTGCGGAAGCTCCTCAAACTCATCCTGGTGGATGGAGGCTGGGCTGCCAGTTTCTATAAATGATAACAGGTAAGTTTATAAAACATGAGTGCCTTTTTTTATAACCAGCTACAGAAGCACACACCATACAGCCAGAAAGGTTTCTGTGTCTATACTCAATACAGTTCAAACTACACTGTTGACCTGCCACATGAGGATAGTAGAGAAGAGTCTGACAGTATCAGATCAGGTGGTGTAATTAATACTTCCAACAACTTCTGAATTAACATTTACTTAACTAACATTTGGATTTCTTTAAGTGATCATACTTGCTAGGCTTCAAATTGTTAAGGTAACGTTAGGGCTGCAAGTaacaattacttttattttcaattaattcctcaattaatcgtttggtcgACAAATGCCTAAGTTGACACTGATGAAGTTTTTTGCTTTATTATGTTTTTCAATTAACATACATTTTCTGCCAACAGAAAACAATCTAACCTTAAATTATCTTACGGGACACGCCCCTGTTGACTAAATTAATCTAGCCAAATGTAGCTAACCTGGTCCTGCATGTTTCAATATAATTAACAAGATAACGTTAATGTTTCCGCCATCTTAACTTCTGTAAGTCAGGGGGCCATTAATTAGTTTGATACACAGTGATGATTGTTTGTCATGCCCAGTTTAGTGAAAGTTAGTAAACTTTGAAACTTAGGTTAGGTGGTGTAAACATTAGAGGAAATGTAAGATTTAAATAGTAACGTAACTGTTACATCGTGTTCATAAAAGGATGTTTTATTATCAATAAGATAACAAAACACACTGTTACTAATAAtggattaaaataaacaaacagcttcTCTTACCTGGGAGCGGGTGGctggcattttttcttttaaaagtcGTCCTAgataaacagagacacacaaacacaccgtgctgcagctctgcagtgaacaaagcagctcctgcagctgcaaGCTCAACTCTCTCTGTTCATTTCCCGCGCCACCGGAAAGTCCTGAAAGCTGTATAAAATGTAGTCACGTAGTTCAACAAAACTGTAAACTTTCTGTAAAACACAGGAGGCCAAATTCATAACCTAAACTCgttatgaacattttaaaacgtGTTCGATATTTATTTGAACAGTCAAACTTCACAAACTAATATATTTATGAGGCATTTAGTGAGCGAGAGCGATGTGTCTTCCATGTACTTTGCCGTGGCGCGAATTTTTTTCCTTGACAATTTGCATGCAAGGCGGGTAAAATGTTGAGCTCTTTCCAACTTTTCAACTAGTAAACAGGGTCAAATTTCAAAAGATAAGGCAGTGTTCAGACTCGAGTTCAGCAGTCACTTTCACGTTGCAGCAGGCAGGACATATTCAGTAAGGTAATATATGAAACTGTTCAGACtttataatatttctgtttctgttgcacTTTATGTGGGTTACAGATGATAAAGGGATTAAAAGAAGGAGATTCATTAGCAAAGGACATAAGATATAGTAATTGTACAATAACATATGGAAATAATATACTAAAGCTGAATAAAAGGAATAAGAAAAGATATCACTAAAGACTGGCTACAAAACGAAGAGATAAGACATGTAAACGGCAGGAAGTGGTATTGGAGGAAAACATAATAACCAGGCTGGGGTGTGGCACACCAGACCAAATAAAACTTTGCACTTCTGGGTTTATATAACCATTGTCAAACAATGGAATCAGTATCGTGTTATATTTCTGTGCCCAAAATACTCTGCAGACGGAGACACACTGAAGAGGCAGCTAAGAAGGTGTGAATTTGAAGAATGAGTCTGAACATTTTATCCAATCTTGAGTGAGGGTGTTTATTTGGAAACTGGGCTGATAAATAGAATAATTTTTTATGCAACCATAGTGCTGGTTAATGCCATTTCatggaagaaagaaagtgaagaacAAGGAGCGAattgtccattttttttattaataaatacaagCTAAGTATAGGCTCATTATTTATTAACCTGACAGGagccagtttttaaaaaataaacacacatggtcatacatacagtatatacatcaGAGGCATCAGTGTGATTTTCTTAAAACAGGCAGCTCATGTTTGAACATGTAAGCAGAcgtaaaaatatgtaaaaccaTTTCAGGGCATGACATGTTCAGCACACAAGAAGCTGTCGGCTCATGTGTGGCCCACATTAAGATCTTCCACCGGCGCCGCGccctcccctgcctcctctcctctg
This window of the Enoplosus armatus isolate fEnoArm2 chromosome 11, fEnoArm2.hap1, whole genome shotgun sequence genome carries:
- the cdca7a gene encoding cell division cycle-associated protein 7a produces the protein MPATRSQKLAAQPPSTRMSLRSFRSVPLVPMETSSSSSDDSCDSFGSDGGFANTRGSLRPTRRMAEKPKVFEATSEEDACIGFEENVINRQMKAMKVDSEAPRRGRRSNVLKVAMTFPTKKTSKKRPASEPLHQTTVQDSDSDQEDNIVDKRALNIKENKEMLAKLMAELNKVPGLFPRRMAMSASAMPQQAPRRSMGTPRACRRNPERLSRPHTRSRTLVDGPPSPTPEEEPEDKFSLVRKSRYYEEYDEPVSDPRRRSFNGTKAIPHVVRPVEDVTEDELQSICHNVREKVYNSSTGSTCHQCRQKTIDTKTNCRNPECVGVRGQFCGPCLRNRYGEEVRDALLNPEWQCPPCRGICNCSFCRARDGRCATGVLVYLAKYHGFDNVHAYLKSLKKELEESSE